One genomic window of Macrobrachium rosenbergii isolate ZJJX-2024 chromosome 51, ASM4041242v1, whole genome shotgun sequence includes the following:
- the LOC136833091 gene encoding uncharacterized protein — translation MEKVTSSKGKDNILYEGYCYRLDRVLKSGKESWRCVDRKCKGRIYVIGDKCTSASEHDHVPDPAKSESRLSMMQLRERAATSNDPPRRLIQEAQLNLRPEVVAILPKYQSLQRTVERQRKAKELPLSAPSDVGEIDIPQELVCTYDGKNFLAYDSGSDDPDRYLIFTTPQNLKLMKENKHWMGDGTFKIVPQLFYQLYVIHIIFKGIVLPVVYILLQRKSEEAYNRALTQLHFMDTEIVPASISCDYEKAFHKAFLSVFRNAEVFGCFFHLSQAVWRKIQDLGLTNLYSNSEEIRKCTKMLVALAFVPHNDITNVFESLQDIIPDDLDDLVFYFEDTWIGRPCRRGRRRDAMFPPRVWSVFERVVNEHPRTNNSLEGWHRAMQQYS, via the coding sequence ATGGAGAAGGTAACATCATCcaaaggaaaagataatatattGTACGAAGGCTACTGTTACAGACTTGACAGAGTGCTTAAGAGTGGGAAAGAGTCATGGCGTTGTGTAGACCGGAAGTGCAAAGGAAGGATATATGTTATTGGAGACAAATGCACATCTGCCAGTGAGCACGATCATGTGCCAGATCCTGCAAAGTCTGAGTCTAGATTATCAATGATGCAACTTCGTGAAAGAGCTGCAACATCGAATGATCCACCAAGGCGACTCATTCAAGAGGCACAACTTAATTTGCGTCCGGAAGTAGTTGCTATTCTTCCAAAGTACCAATCCCTTCAGCGAACCGTAGAAAGACAACGGAAAGCCAAAGAATTACCTCTCTCGGCTCCAAGTGACGTAGGAGAAATAGATATACCTCAAGAACTTGTTTGCACGTATGATGGaaaaaattttcttgcatatgACTCCGGTAGTGATGACCCCGatagatatttaatatttactactcctcaaaatttgaaattgatgaaagaaaataagcactGGATGGGAGATGGAACGTTCAAAATAGTTCCTCAACTATTCTATCAGCTATATGTGattcacattatttttaaaggaatcGTGCTTCCAGTGGTTTATATTCTCCTTCAGAGGAAGTCAGAGGAAGCATATAACCGTGCTCTGACACAACTACATTTCATGGATACCGAGATTGTTCCAGCTTCCATATCGTGCGactatgaaaaagcatttcataaagcttttctttctgtcttcagaAACGCTGAGGTGTTTGggtgttttttccatttatctcagGCCGTATGGAGAAAAATACAAGACTTAGGATTGACCAATTTATACAGTAACAGTGAAGAAAtacgaaaatgtacaaaaatgctTGTGGCCTTGGCGTTCGTTCCCCACAATGATATTACAAATGTTTTTGAATCATTACAAGATATAATCCCCGACGACTTAGACGATTTGGTATTTTACTTCGAAGATACTTGGATAGGAAGACCTtgtaggagaggaagaaggagagatgcTATGTTTCCCCCTCGTGTTTGGAGTGTTTTCGAACGTGTCGTCAATGAACATCCACGTACAAATAATTCGTTGGAGGGGTGGCATCGGGCAATGCAGCAGTATTCATAG